Part of the Euzebyales bacterium genome, CTATGGCGGCGGCGAGGCGATCGGGCTGTACAAGACCGAACTGATCGACCAGTACCCGACCTCGTGGACCGGCCGCGCCGAGTTCGAACGCGAGACCGCCGCCTGTGGTGTGTCGGCGTCAGGTCACGGCGGGGATGGCATAGCCGGCCACGATCGCCGTGACGAAGATCGCCGCGACGACACCCGCCAGGACACGGCGGGACACCAGCGTGGAGAGCACGGCCAGTTCGGGCAGGTTGACGCCCGCGCCGGCGATGATCAACGCGACCACGGCGCCGTCGGCCATGCCCTGGTCGCGCAGTGCCGCCGCGATCGGTACGAACGCCTCACCGGACACGTACAGCGGCGTGCCGACCACCGCCGCGACGGGCACGGCCAGCGGGTTGTCGGGACCTGCGACCGTGGCCAGCGGGTCGCGCGGCACGACGCCCACGACCCGACGGCGATGATGGCGGCGACACCGAGTGGCAGCGCCAACCCGCGGATCAGGCCGATCGCGTATCGTGCACCGTCGCGAGCCTCGGTCGCCCAGCCCTGCCACGGCGGGCCCGGACCGAACGGGTCCGGACCGCAGGCCGGGTCGGCGTCGTCACTGCGGGAACGGGTGACGGCCGCGTCCGCCCGCCCAGCGACGCACACCCGGTCGGCCTGCCCGCACGCCCATCGCGTCGGCGACCAGCGT contains:
- a CDS encoding permease → MPRDPLATVAGPDNPLAVPVAAVVGTPLYVSGEAFVPIAAALRDQGMADGAVVALIIAGAGVNLPELAVLSTLVSRRVLAGVVAAIFVTAIVAGYAIPAVT